A region from the Vicia villosa cultivar HV-30 ecotype Madison, WI linkage group LG3, Vvil1.0, whole genome shotgun sequence genome encodes:
- the LOC131655504 gene encoding gibberellin 20 oxidase 1-D-like: protein MQMAPLMNSNTSSTLVLYPASQAEEPKKENMVSIFDSNMLQKQVNMPKEFIWPSIDLANTTQEELKEPLIDLSIMKGGDEKAIASAAELVRKACMTHGFFQVINHGVEQELINDAYCEIDSIFKQPISRKMSAKRVAGGISGYSGAHADRYSSKLPWKETFSFVYNHQNSSNSQIVNYFKSVLGDDFQNTGLVYEKYCQAMNELSLVIMELLAISLGIDRLHYRRFFQDGDSIMRCNYYPPCKSSGLTFGTGPHSDPTSLTILHQDQVGGLQVFANQKWLSVRPRSEALVINIGDTFMALSNGRYKSCLHRALVNKYKVRRSLVFFVCPREDKVVKPLESLLSKNEARKYPDFTWASLFEFTQKHYRADVATLQSFFQWHSSSKLL from the exons ATGCAAATGGCTCCTCTAATGAACTCAAACACTTCATCAACCCTTGTTCTTTACCCTGCATCACAAGCAGAGgaaccaaaaaaagaaaacatGGTTTCTATATTTGACTCAAACATGCTCCAAAAACAAGTGAACATGCCAAAAGAGTTCATTTGGCCATCTATAGACTTAGCTAACACAACCCAAGAGGAGCTAAAAGAGCCTCTCATAGACCTAAGCATCATGAAAGGTGGTGATGAAAAAGCTATTGCAAGTGCTGCAGAGCTTGTGAGAAAAGCATGCATGACTCATGGTTTTTTCCAAGTGATAAACCATGGTGTGGAACAAGAGCTTATCAATGATGCTTATTGTGAAATTGATTCCATTTTCAAGCAACCTATTAGCAGGAAGATGAGTGCTAAGAGGGTAGCTGGTGGAATCTCTGGATACTCAGGTGCTCATGCAGATAGATACTCTTCTAAGTTACCATGGAAAGAGACATTTTCTTTTGTGTATAATCATCAAAATAGCTCCAACTCTCAGATTGTTAACTACTTCAAATCTGTCTTAGGAGATGACTTTCAAAACACTGG ATTGGTTTATGAAAAGTACTGTCAAGCAATGAATGAATTATCTTTAGTAATTATGGAGCTTCTGGCCATAAGTTTGGGGATAGATCGTTTGCATTATCGAAGATTTTTCCAAGATGGTGACTCAATAATGAGGTGTAACTATTATCCACCTTGCAAAAGTTCAGGCCTCACCTTTGGTACAGGCCCTCATTCTGACCCTACTTCATTGACTattcttcatcaagatcaagtTGGAGGCTTACAAGTTTTTGCAAATCAAAAATGGCTTTCCGTTCGCCCTAGATCTGAAGCCTTAGTCATTAATATAGGTGATACTTTCATG GCTTTATCAAATGGGAGATACAAGAGTTGCTTGCATAGAGCATTGGTGAATAAATACAAAGTGAGAAGATCATTGGTTTTCTTTGTGTGTCCAAGAGAAGATAAGGTTGTGAAACCACTAGAAAGTTTGTTAAGCAAGAATGAAGCAAGAAAGTACCCTGATTTCACATGGGCTAGTTTGTTTGAGTTCACACAGAAACACTACAGGGCTGATGTTGCTACCCTACAAAGCTTCTTTCAGTGGCATTCATCTTCCAAATTATTATGA